A genomic segment from Calditerrivibrio sp. encodes:
- the recN gene encoding DNA repair protein RecN — translation MLKFLSVQNFSVIEDIELELGTGLNIFTGETGAGKTLLINALKILTGEKLNRNFFRDETKPIRIQGIFSIDNTLINPEIIAEFEIDDEVLIKREYDINGKNRILINGHIATLKQLQILTESFVDIHGQHEHQLLLNPKNHLMFIDMLVEDDVKDSFHETYKRFKEVDAEILKLSTDIAELEKERDYLQFQIEELESLKVNVNEDLHLAERIFFLSNIDRLKTTIVRSLQFLRGDEVNVELLLTLVKKELDSIARYTNEMETLANRLDAIFYEIQDIAANLEDTLDKYDLDQSELNALIERKDRLDRVCKKYNISLDKVTDHLQSLKARLQEIDLRDERLVVLRDERERILATLKDHTNLLNEKRRRVSELLKAKITDILKELELKNANFFVEIINTGKIDEKGGIDLEFFISTNVGFAPAPLAKIASGGEISRVMLALKEAFSEVDIVGTLVFDEIDTGISGITAKKVADKLRNISKSKQVIVITHLPVVAAAGDKHFHLVKRDESGKSKTIIQELSKEDRVDIIASMIAGEITENSRKQAQEMLGYD, via the coding sequence ATGCTTAAATTCCTTTCTGTTCAGAACTTTTCAGTTATAGAAGATATTGAGCTTGAGTTGGGTACAGGACTTAATATCTTTACAGGAGAAACAGGGGCAGGTAAGACACTGCTCATAAATGCCCTTAAGATACTCACAGGGGAGAAGTTGAATAGAAACTTTTTTCGGGATGAGACTAAACCTATAAGGATACAAGGTATCTTCAGTATTGACAATACACTCATAAATCCTGAGATCATTGCTGAGTTTGAGATTGATGATGAGGTTTTGATTAAGAGGGAATATGATATAAATGGTAAAAATAGGATCTTGATCAATGGCCATATTGCCACACTTAAGCAGTTACAAATACTTACAGAAAGTTTTGTGGATATACATGGTCAACATGAACACCAGTTACTCTTAAATCCAAAAAACCATCTAATGTTTATAGATATGCTTGTAGAAGATGATGTAAAAGATAGTTTTCATGAAACCTACAAAAGGTTTAAAGAGGTGGATGCTGAAATATTAAAGCTTTCTACAGATATCGCAGAATTGGAAAAAGAAAGAGACTATCTGCAATTTCAGATTGAAGAACTTGAATCCCTAAAGGTGAATGTGAATGAGGATCTGCATCTTGCGGAAAGGATCTTCTTCCTTTCAAATATCGATAGACTCAAAACAACTATTGTCAGGTCATTACAGTTCTTAAGGGGAGATGAGGTAAATGTCGAACTTTTGTTAACACTGGTGAAAAAGGAATTGGATTCAATAGCAAGGTATACAAATGAGATGGAAACTCTGGCTAACAGGTTGGATGCTATCTTTTATGAAATTCAGGACATCGCAGCAAATCTGGAGGATACCCTTGATAAATACGATTTAGATCAATCGGAATTAAATGCTCTCATAGAAAGAAAAGATCGTCTGGATAGGGTGTGCAAAAAATATAATATATCTTTGGATAAGGTGACAGATCACCTACAGAGCTTGAAGGCAAGGCTTCAGGAGATTGACTTAAGGGATGAGAGACTTGTTGTTCTAAGGGATGAGAGGGAGAGGATTTTAGCAACTTTAAAGGATCATACAAACTTGTTGAATGAGAAGAGGCGAAGAGTATCAGAGCTTTTGAAGGCAAAAATAACCGACATTCTAAAAGAACTTGAGTTGAAAAATGCTAATTTCTTCGTTGAGATCATTAATACTGGTAAAATAGATGAAAAAGGTGGTATAGATCTTGAGTTTTTTATATCTACAAATGTCGGTTTTGCACCGGCACCCCTTGCTAAGATAGCTTCTGGTGGTGAGATCTCAAGGGTCATGTTAGCCCTTAAAGAAGCATTTTCTGAAGTTGATATTGTTGGTACACTTGTTTTTGATGAGATCGATACAGGTATCAGTGGTATAACTGCAAAAAAAGTGGCAGATAAACTCAGAAACATATCTAAGAGTAAGCAGGTTATTGTGATTACCCATCTACCTGTGGTGGCTGCGGCTGGAGATAAGCATTTTCATCTAGTAAAAAGGGATGAATCTGGAAAAAGTAAAACTATTATTCAAGAGCTTTCAAAGGAAGATAGGGTAGATATAATCGCTTCCATGATAGCGGGAGAGATCACTGAAAACTCGAGAAAACAGGCACAGGAGATGCTTGGTTATGATTGA
- a CDS encoding NAD(+)/NADH kinase, producing MKNIAIVAKPHAENVAPLLASIVELFKAYGINPLFEERSAAVLNMPVSDNAEVKEKADAVVVLGGDGTLISAIRILEERQIPILGINLGRLGFLTETKVDEMLDSIKRLICGQYDIEQRLKLCSEVTLNGETTFRASVINDVVINKGALARIIDIDVFVDDCFVNRYRSDGLIISTPTGSTAYNLAAGGPIIYPTLNNIIITPICPHSLSNRPIVLDADVKIKMKVISSDERVFITYDGQVGKRLDKDEEIIIWKSPYYINLVIPKNRNYFSVLREKLGWGSS from the coding sequence ATGAAGAATATAGCTATTGTTGCAAAACCACATGCTGAAAATGTGGCACCACTGTTAGCAAGTATTGTGGAGCTTTTTAAAGCATACGGTATCAATCCCCTTTTTGAGGAACGTTCTGCAGCTGTCTTAAATATGCCTGTTTCGGATAATGCTGAAGTAAAGGAAAAAGCGGATGCTGTTGTTGTTTTGGGTGGTGACGGGACATTGATCTCAGCTATCAGAATTCTTGAAGAGAGACAGATCCCTATACTCGGGATAAATTTAGGCAGATTGGGGTTTCTGACTGAGACCAAAGTGGATGAGATGCTGGATTCTATAAAGAGATTGATATGTGGTCAATACGATATTGAGCAGAGACTTAAACTATGTAGTGAAGTTACACTCAATGGGGAAACAACGTTCAGAGCATCTGTGATAAATGATGTGGTTATAAACAAAGGCGCTCTTGCTAGGATAATAGATATTGATGTGTTTGTGGATGATTGTTTTGTAAATAGATATAGATCAGATGGTCTTATTATTTCCACTCCCACAGGTTCCACTGCATATAATCTTGCTGCTGGTGGGCCTATTATTTATCCTACATTGAACAATATTATTATTACTCCAATATGCCCCCACTCCCTTTCCAATAGACCTATTGTACTGGATGCCGATGTTAAAATAAAAATGAAAGTGATAAGTAGTGATGAAAGGGTATTTATCACTTACGATGGACAAGTGGGTAAAAGGCTTGATAAGGATGAAGAGATAATTATCTGGAAGTCACCTTACTATATAAACCTTGTTATTCCGAAAAATAGAAACTATTTCTCCGTGTTACGGGAAAAATTGGGTTGGGGTAGTAGTTAG
- a CDS encoding TlyA family RNA methyltransferase — translation MKKYRLDELLVIKGLAQDRKSAQSLILSGRVRSGETVLDKVGTLLELDADIFIKNISPFVSRAGHKLKKAAEVFQIDFHNKVVMDVGSSTGGFTDVCIQHGAKMVYAIDVGKGLLDYHLRNDPRVVVREGVNFRDITFDQIGEKVDLVVGDLSFISLTLVSKSVELFCKEGTEIVLLIKPQFEARKEEVEKGGIVKRKDVHKRVLRDVLLHYMTTFCFCGLTISPIKGTKGNIEYLVFFMYKNMFKNDADLEEIINKVVDEEYSYCCKTTC, via the coding sequence CTGAAAAAGTATAGACTGGATGAACTATTGGTGATAAAGGGGCTCGCTCAGGATAGGAAATCTGCACAGAGTCTTATTCTTAGCGGTAGGGTTCGTTCTGGTGAAACGGTTTTGGACAAGGTTGGTACTTTACTGGAACTGGATGCTGATATATTTATCAAGAACATATCACCTTTTGTGAGCAGAGCAGGTCATAAGTTAAAAAAGGCGGCTGAGGTCTTCCAAATCGATTTTCATAATAAGGTTGTTATGGATGTGGGTTCATCCACAGGTGGTTTTACAGATGTTTGTATACAGCATGGTGCAAAAATGGTATATGCTATAGATGTGGGGAAAGGGTTACTTGATTATCATCTAAGAAACGATCCGAGGGTAGTGGTGAGGGAAGGTGTCAATTTCAGGGATATAACGTTTGATCAGATTGGTGAAAAGGTTGATCTTGTAGTGGGTGATCTGTCTTTTATATCCCTTACGTTGGTATCTAAATCGGTGGAACTCTTTTGTAAAGAAGGTACCGAAATCGTTTTGCTTATAAAACCCCAGTTTGAAGCAAGAAAGGAGGAGGTTGAAAAAGGGGGAATTGTTAAGAGAAAAGATGTGCATAAAAGGGTCTTGAGGGATGTTTTACTGCATTATATGACGACATTCTGTTTTTGTGGTTTGACGATATCTCCTATAAAGGGAACAAAAGGTAATATTGAATATTTGGTATTTTTTATGTATAAAAACATGTTTAAAAATGATGCAGATTTAGAGGAAATAATAAATAAGGTTGTGGATGAAGAATATAGCTATTGTTGCAAAACCACATGCTGA
- the dxs gene encoding 1-deoxy-D-xylulose-5-phosphate synthase: MLFNLNLPYDIKKLDYNELITLSNEVREYIIDVVSKNGGHLAPNLGTVELTIALLRMTDPLKDRIIWDVGHQSYAYKILTDRRDRFHTLRQFKGISGFNKISESPFDAFGVGHSSTSISAALGIKVANRLKEIDIKTIAVIGDGSMTAGLAFEGLNNAGHLKEHLIVILNDNEMSISPNVGALSNYLSKAMTGEIYTKFRKDFQHLLEKSPLVGAPLLHFAKKIEEGVKGFFTPGIIFEELGFKYIGPVNGHNIKDIEEALHNAFIQRSPVLIHINTKKGKGYEPAEKNPSKFHGVSKFDKVTGQPTKFTGKTYTQIFGETLTQMALNNDRIMGITAAMPDGTGISLMMEKLPNRVFDVGIAEQHAVTFAAGLAAGGMKPYVAIYSTFSQRAYDQIIHDVALQKLPVVFCLDRAGFVGDDGPTHHGAFDLSFLRIVPNIVIMAPKDGKELEEMLRLTEKIDNPVAIRYPRGEADFYELPYNEVVIGQPEKIFEGDDVILISVGHIFKEALGAYNILKNRGVSPSLINLRFIKPLETGELVELCKGKKLVVCIEENSVNGGAGELIQSILNDHNLFVKVMKFGIPDHFVEHGDLDSLRVITGLKGEQIAEKVLSFMGLN; encoded by the coding sequence ATGTTATTCAATTTAAATCTTCCATACGATATTAAGAAGTTAGATTATAACGAATTGATTACTCTATCCAACGAGGTAAGGGAATACATTATAGATGTGGTATCAAAGAATGGAGGTCATCTTGCACCCAACCTAGGCACAGTAGAATTGACAATAGCGTTGTTAAGGATGACAGATCCGTTGAAGGATCGTATAATATGGGATGTTGGGCATCAAAGTTATGCTTACAAGATATTGACTGATCGTAGGGATCGTTTTCATACACTTAGACAGTTTAAAGGTATCAGTGGTTTTAATAAAATTTCAGAGAGCCCTTTCGATGCCTTCGGTGTGGGGCATTCCAGTACATCTATTTCAGCCGCATTGGGGATAAAGGTGGCAAATCGCTTAAAGGAGATAGATATAAAGACCATTGCCGTTATTGGTGATGGTTCCATGACTGCAGGTTTGGCATTTGAGGGCCTTAATAATGCTGGGCATTTGAAAGAGCATCTCATTGTAATACTAAACGATAATGAGATGTCGATAAGTCCAAATGTAGGAGCTTTATCTAATTATCTCTCCAAAGCTATGACAGGAGAGATTTATACGAAGTTTAGAAAGGATTTTCAGCATCTTTTAGAAAAATCACCATTGGTGGGTGCCCCCCTTTTACATTTTGCGAAAAAAATTGAGGAGGGGGTCAAAGGTTTTTTTACTCCTGGGATTATTTTTGAAGAACTTGGTTTTAAGTATATAGGACCTGTCAATGGGCATAATATAAAAGATATCGAAGAGGCTCTCCACAATGCTTTTATACAGAGATCACCTGTACTGATTCATATCAATACTAAAAAAGGTAAGGGATATGAGCCAGCTGAAAAAAATCCTTCAAAGTTTCATGGGGTTTCTAAGTTTGATAAAGTTACAGGCCAACCTACTAAATTTACAGGGAAAACATATACCCAGATATTTGGTGAAACGTTAACCCAGATGGCTCTTAATAACGATAGAATAATGGGGATCACAGCTGCTATGCCAGATGGTACAGGTATCAGTTTGATGATGGAAAAACTTCCTAACAGGGTTTTTGATGTAGGGATCGCTGAGCAACATGCCGTTACCTTTGCAGCAGGTCTTGCTGCTGGGGGGATGAAACCTTATGTGGCAATATATTCCACTTTTTCCCAGAGGGCTTACGATCAGATTATTCATGATGTAGCATTACAAAAGTTACCTGTTGTTTTTTGTCTTGATAGAGCTGGTTTTGTTGGGGATGATGGCCCCACCCATCATGGAGCCTTTGATCTTTCTTTTCTAAGAATAGTTCCAAACATTGTTATCATGGCTCCTAAGGATGGTAAAGAGCTTGAGGAGATGCTCAGGTTAACCGAAAAAATTGATAATCCAGTAGCTATAAGATATCCAAGAGGTGAAGCAGATTTTTATGAGTTACCTTACAATGAAGTGGTGATTGGTCAACCTGAAAAAATTTTTGAAGGGGATGATGTAATCTTGATTTCAGTGGGGCATATTTTTAAGGAAGCTCTTGGGGCTTATAATATTCTTAAAAATAGAGGAGTTAGCCCTTCATTGATAAATCTAAGGTTTATCAAACCGTTAGAAACTGGTGAGTTAGTTGAACTTTGTAAAGGGAAAAAACTTGTGGTTTGTATAGAAGAAAACAGTGTTAATGGAGGAGCAGGTGAATTGATTCAGAGCATTTTAAATGACCATAATCTTTTTGTAAAGGTGATGAAGTTTGGTATTCCTGATCATTTTGTGGAGCATGGAGATCTTGATAGCTTAAGGGTCATTACAGGGTTAAAAGGGGAACAAATAGCTGAAAAGGTATTGTCCTTTATGGGGTTAAACTGA
- a CDS encoding polyprenyl synthetase family protein: MKFDIKSYINFWAAKVDKWMDYYLVSSNRHIDGLIESMRYSLFAGGKRLRPALIYSSFGIFDGYFDKVTPFAAAVEMLHTYSLIHDDLPAMDDDDLRRGKPTNHVVYGEGIAILAGDALLTKAFEIMTSRELNPDVDVETMLEAAYKLAVATGDKGMVGGQYADLKAEGGVYDESTVNFIHRHKTAALISYCCELGAILAGADNTAKKDLSDFGAKIGLAFQIIDDILDVTSTSEELGKNAKSDLKKDKATYPAIYGIQRSKDIADDLVAGAFEILKRYQEASMPLRELALFVIERKN, encoded by the coding sequence ATGAAATTTGATATCAAAAGTTATATAAATTTTTGGGCAGCCAAAGTGGATAAGTGGATGGATTATTATCTGGTGTCAAGCAATAGACATATCGATGGTTTGATCGAATCGATGAGGTATAGTTTATTTGCTGGTGGTAAGAGACTAAGGCCTGCGCTCATTTACTCTTCATTTGGTATCTTTGATGGGTATTTTGATAAAGTTACACCTTTTGCTGCAGCTGTTGAAATGCTTCACACTTACTCCCTTATTCATGATGATTTGCCTGCTATGGATGATGATGACCTTAGAAGGGGAAAGCCAACAAACCATGTTGTGTATGGTGAGGGTATTGCCATTTTGGCGGGTGATGCTCTTCTTACCAAAGCTTTTGAGATAATGACATCGAGGGAACTAAACCCTGATGTGGATGTGGAAACAATGCTTGAAGCAGCATACAAGCTGGCTGTGGCTACAGGTGATAAGGGTATGGTGGGTGGACAGTATGCAGATCTGAAAGCTGAGGGTGGTGTTTATGATGAGAGTACTGTTAATTTTATTCATAGGCATAAGACTGCTGCTCTAATATCCTACTGCTGTGAATTAGGTGCTATACTAGCAGGTGCTGATAACACTGCAAAAAAAGATCTATCAGATTTTGGGGCAAAGATCGGTTTAGCTTTTCAGATAATAGATGATATCCTGGATGTGACTAGTACATCAGAGGAGCTGGGTAAAAACGCAAAGAGTGATCTAAAAAAGGATAAAGCAACGTATCCTGCCATATATGGTATTCAAAGATCTAAAGATATTGCGGATGATCTCGTCGCTGGAGCTTTTGAAATTTTGAAACGTTATCAAGAGGCATCTATGCCCCTCAGGGAATTGGCTCTTTTTGTAATTGAAAGAAAAAATTAA
- the xseB gene encoding exodeoxyribonuclease VII small subunit: MTFEEKLKRLEEIVAELESEKYGLEKTIELFQEGMALVKECKKILDNNQLKVNEIMSTGSDSADEEPF, encoded by the coding sequence ATGACGTTTGAGGAAAAACTGAAACGGTTAGAGGAGATAGTTGCTGAACTTGAATCAGAAAAATATGGTCTTGAAAAGACCATCGAGTTGTTTCAGGAGGGGATGGCGCTTGTAAAGGAGTGTAAGAAGATACTCGATAATAATCAGCTCAAGGTGAATGAGATCATGTCAACTGGAAGTGATAGTGCTGACGAGGAGCCTTTCTGA
- a CDS encoding peroxiredoxin, giving the protein MSVLLKRGDKAPDFELTGNDGNKYSLGDLGEKIVLYFYPKDNTPGCTKEAQGFSALKEKFTDAGYTVVGVSPDSVASHNRFIEKYGLKLLLLSDPDKKVAEMYGAYGEKVMYGKKSMGIIRSTFIIENGIIKEAFYNVKVDGHCEIVYNKIKF; this is encoded by the coding sequence ATGTCTGTTTTGTTGAAAAGGGGAGATAAGGCACCAGATTTTGAACTCACGGGTAACGATGGTAATAAATACTCCTTAGGTGATTTAGGGGAAAAAATCGTACTGTACTTTTATCCCAAAGATAATACACCTGGATGTACCAAAGAAGCCCAAGGTTTTTCAGCATTAAAAGAGAAATTCACTGATGCAGGTTATACTGTGGTGGGTGTAAGCCCTGACAGTGTCGCTAGTCATAACAGATTTATAGAAAAATATGGACTAAAATTACTACTTTTATCTGATCCGGATAAGAAAGTAGCAGAGATGTATGGGGCTTATGGGGAAAAGGTTATGTATGGTAAAAAAAGTATGGGTATCATTAGATCAACATTTATTATAGAAAATGGAATAATTAAAGAGGCCTTTTATAACGTAAAGGTTGACGGACATTGTGAAATTGTTTATAATAAAATCAAGTTTTAA
- the rlmN gene encoding 23S rRNA (adenine(2503)-C(2))-methyltransferase RlmN encodes MMKIDCLTKKQLRDYFISLGEEPYRGDQVYKWIYGKGVKSFSEMTDLPAKLQEKLTHIASFTEIRTLDYRVSTNDGSIKFLFLLEDGNKVESVALKDRGRITLCISSQVGCRLGCEFCTTGRIGFIRNLSCGEILGQVIEVERFLKKSEDTVSNIVYMGMGEPLDNLDEVLKSLEILTDDDGLGFSHRRVTVSTAGLVDKIDKLFEISKQVNLAVSLNATTDRVRDRIMPVNKRFNISNLMTKLRTLPIQKRKRITIEYVLIKGVNDTLEDAKRLIKLIKGLPVKVNLIVFNPGPGSAYSSPTEETVQRFQNYLVENHITAFLRKSLGKDIDGACGQLYAKYNIE; translated from the coding sequence ATGATGAAGATCGACTGTTTGACAAAAAAACAGTTAAGGGATTATTTTATATCTTTAGGGGAAGAGCCCTATAGGGGAGATCAGGTATATAAGTGGATTTATGGTAAGGGGGTTAAAAGCTTTAGTGAGATGACGGATCTACCAGCCAAACTTCAGGAGAAGCTTACTCATATAGCTTCATTCACAGAGATAAGAACTTTGGATTATAGAGTAAGTACCAATGACGGTTCTATAAAGTTTTTGTTCCTTTTGGAGGATGGTAATAAGGTGGAGTCTGTTGCCCTTAAAGATCGGGGGAGGATAACTCTGTGTATTTCATCTCAGGTAGGCTGTAGATTGGGTTGTGAGTTTTGTACTACTGGGAGGATAGGTTTTATAAGAAATCTAAGCTGTGGGGAGATCTTAGGGCAGGTAATAGAGGTGGAAAGATTTCTAAAAAAATCAGAGGATACTGTTTCTAATATCGTTTATATGGGTATGGGGGAACCATTGGATAACCTTGATGAAGTGCTCAAATCCCTCGAGATTTTAACTGATGATGATGGCCTTGGTTTTTCCCACAGAAGGGTCACGGTTTCAACGGCGGGATTGGTTGATAAGATAGACAAGCTTTTCGAGATTAGCAAACAGGTTAATCTTGCTGTATCCCTAAATGCAACTACCGATAGGGTTCGGGATAGAATAATGCCTGTTAACAAACGTTTTAATATTTCAAACCTTATGACAAAACTAAGAACACTACCTATACAAAAAAGGAAAAGAATTACCATTGAATATGTGTTGATAAAAGGTGTTAATGATACGTTGGAAGATGCTAAAAGACTTATTAAGCTCATTAAGGGGCTTCCTGTAAAGGTTAATCTGATCGTGTTTAATCCAGGTCCTGGAAGTGCCTACAGCTCCCCCACGGAAGAAACAGTGCAAAGGTTTCAAAATTACCTTGTGGAAAACCATATAACGGCTTTTCTTAGGAAGAGCTTGGGGAAAGATATAGATGGGGCGTGTGGCCAGCTTTATGCAAAATATAATATCGAGTAG
- a CDS encoding STAS domain-containing protein: MAFYKERDGNIEILFPVSDVDAVNGSEMKDYVAKIADEVSAVIINFSRVTYLNSSGLRELIHILKLMQDRGKKMCITFLSDNIKKIFANTNLIKIFSIFPTDEDAKRAI; this comes from the coding sequence ATGGCATTTTATAAAGAAAGGGATGGAAATATCGAAATCCTCTTTCCCGTAAGCGATGTGGATGCGGTAAATGGGTCTGAGATGAAAGATTATGTGGCTAAAATAGCAGATGAGGTATCCGCTGTTATCATAAATTTCTCAAGGGTTACATACCTTAATAGTAGTGGCCTAAGGGAGTTGATCCATATACTTAAGTTGATGCAGGATCGGGGAAAAAAGATGTGTATAACGTTCTTAAGTGATAATATAAAAAAGATCTTCGCCAATACTAACCTAATAAAAATATTTTCCATATTTCCTACTGATGAGGACGCTAAAAGAGCTATATAG
- a CDS encoding flagellar brake protein: MEKIKDYKNILEINTKINVSVTKGDYAGVYDSRIEDITKNHILISLPTLKGVPFPIRTGTPVDVSFISSGGRFSFESVVEGRLSEGIILLQLKKPEYIYRSELRRYFRVETRIKTKATKLFYDKSNGDVVARMNSYDIIIKDISGGGVRIASEVEFAEGEILLFDLSTLFPGINEIFGSIVHLYSRVDKKYEYGVEFIMIKERDRDMIIKYVFKRQIELKKLS, encoded by the coding sequence ATGGAAAAGATTAAAGATTATAAGAACATACTTGAAATAAATACCAAGATAAATGTGTCTGTCACAAAAGGGGATTATGCAGGTGTTTATGATTCGAGGATAGAGGATATCACAAAGAACCATATTTTGATTTCCCTACCTACTTTAAAAGGTGTTCCTTTCCCAATAAGAACTGGAACTCCGGTGGATGTGTCTTTTATCTCAAGTGGTGGACGGTTCAGCTTTGAAAGTGTTGTGGAGGGTAGGCTAAGCGAAGGGATCATTTTGCTACAGTTAAAAAAACCTGAATATATTTACCGATCTGAACTCAGGAGATATTTTAGAGTGGAAACCAGAATAAAAACAAAAGCTACTAAACTTTTTTATGATAAATCAAATGGAGATGTCGTTGCAAGGATGAATAGCTATGATATCATCATAAAAGATATCTCCGGTGGTGGTGTAAGGATTGCTTCAGAGGTTGAGTTTGCTGAAGGGGAAATACTACTTTTTGATCTTTCTACTCTTTTTCCTGGCATTAATGAGATTTTTGGTAGTATAGTTCATCTATATAGTAGGGTGGATAAAAAGTATGAATATGGTGTAGAATTTATTATGATAAAGGAAAGGGATAGGGATATGATTATAAAATATGTGTTTAAAAGGCAGATAGAACTAAAAAAGTTATCATAA
- a CDS encoding response regulator, with protein sequence MAKILYVEDNFDNYKLVEFILTKSGFSVMNAIDGLDAIEKAEMYNPDLILMDINLPNLKGFEAATLLKSKAKTKDIPIVVLTAAYSNEYKVMAEKLGCAGYFTKPIDPLSFSEDIKKILSKQHESNFDDTLTLELSRSLEEKARKMVHIGKELSKVERKFNSIVEAILDPIILIDLNNIVTFVNSAANNYEFIRRYYKKEFDLRSMINDDSLLEKFNKIGYIKNYIIRIEDFIFIGNFVKLENEVLITLKDITELQKIADKQKEIDKMATIGRIASGVIHEINNPLSALKTYIDILPSRVSRSVEKQAVVDDFTDKMKRSLDKIFDLVTNLTFFARKSSEPEININLNTLIKEVLSFAGYDIRRGNVSVNLKFAEDIPLIRGYKSEIEQAILNLLTNASDAVQGRANPTINIKTYSDDGNVYVEVDDNGPGIPEEIQGSIFEPFFSTKDNEKSTGLGLAIVMNVVKKHFGEVKFFTSESGTKFVLSFPKLDKVGKDGKD encoded by the coding sequence ATGGCAAAGATCTTGTATGTAGAGGATAATTTTGATAATTATAAGTTAGTTGAATTTATTTTAACTAAAAGTGGTTTTAGTGTAATGAATGCTATCGATGGTTTGGATGCTATAGAAAAAGCTGAAATGTATAATCCAGATTTGATCCTTATGGATATTAACTTGCCCAATCTAAAAGGGTTTGAAGCTGCTACCCTTTTGAAATCAAAGGCTAAGACTAAGGATATACCGATAGTCGTTCTTACCGCTGCTTACAGCAATGAATACAAGGTTATGGCAGAAAAGCTTGGTTGTGCTGGTTATTTTACCAAGCCTATTGATCCCCTTAGTTTTTCTGAGGATATAAAGAAAATCCTTTCTAAACAGCATGAGTCTAATTTTGATGACACTCTTACTTTGGAGCTTTCAAGATCCCTTGAGGAAAAAGCAAGAAAGATGGTCCATATTGGTAAAGAGCTTTCAAAGGTCGAAAGGAAGTTTAACTCAATTGTGGAAGCTATTTTGGATCCTATTATACTTATAGATTTAAATAATATAGTAACCTTTGTTAACTCAGCTGCTAATAATTACGAATTTATTAGAAGATATTACAAAAAAGAGTTTGATCTTCGTAGCATGATTAATGACGATTCCCTATTGGAGAAGTTTAATAAAATAGGTTATATAAAAAATTATATAATCAGGATTGAAGATTTTATTTTCATTGGTAATTTTGTAAAGCTGGAGAATGAAGTTTTAATAACCCTTAAAGATATTACCGAGCTTCAAAAGATAGCAGACAAACAGAAAGAGATAGATAAGATGGCTACTATAGGCAGGATAGCATCTGGTGTAATCCACGAGATAAATAATCCTTTATCTGCACTCAAAACGTATATAGATATTTTGCCTTCCAGGGTGTCCAGATCTGTTGAAAAACAGGCTGTTGTTGATGACTTTACCGATAAGATGAAGAGGTCTCTTGATAAGATTTTTGACCTTGTTACCAATCTCACTTTTTTTGCTCGCAAGAGTAGTGAGCCTGAAATAAATATCAATTTAAATACCCTTATTAAAGAGGTGCTCTCTTTTGCTGGTTATGATATTAGAAGGGGCAACGTGTCTGTAAATCTCAAATTTGCTGAGGATATACCCTTAATAAGAGGCTATAAATCTGAAATTGAGCAGGCTATTTTAAATCTTTTGACCAATGCAAGTGATGCGGTTCAGGGGAGAGCTAACCCTACCATAAACATAAAAACTTACTCTGATGATGGTAATGTATACGTTGAGGTAGACGATAATGGACCTGGAATCCCTGAGGAGATACAGGGGAGTATCTTTGAGCCTTTTTTTTCCACAAAAGATAATGAAAAATCCACAGGTCTTGGTCTTGCCATTGTGATGAATGTTGTGAAAAAGCACTTTGGGGAGGTAAAATTTTTCACTTCAGAAAGTGGCACAAAATTTGTCTTAAGCTTTCCTAAATTGGATAAAGTGGGAAAAGATGGAAAAGATTAA